From Nitrospirota bacterium, the proteins below share one genomic window:
- a CDS encoding type II toxin-antitoxin system RelE/ParE family toxin: protein MKNIIIHHEAELELWQAIDYYESRCTGLGLDLEREISRIFVNIQEAPNRWPIKQHDTRYRLLNRFPYAVYYLELQDVIWIVAVAHTSRRPYYWRNRIKLLPSSGE from the coding sequence CATGAAGCTGAGTTGGAATTGTGGCAGGCCATAGATTATTATGAATCCAGATGCACAGGATTAGGATTGGATCTTGAACGGGAGATAAGCCGAATATTTGTTAACATTCAGGAAGCACCAAATAGATGGCCCATAAAACAACATGACACCAGATACCGATTACTTAATAGATTCCCTTATGCTGTTTACTATTTGGAACTTCAGGATGTTATATGGATAGTTGCTGTGGCACACACCAGCCGCAGACCCTATTACTGGCGTAATCGCATAAAACTATTACCCTCATCAGGCGAATAG
- a CDS encoding cupin domain-containing protein gives MVVESASRIFPVAEFIRPSEGQPVRSVVLETEESVIIVWHVLPGQEIAAHVHPNGQDTWMVISGTAGYYMGDGIVMHLKAGEIAVAKHGQVHGAINTGPEPFVFVSVVASGNAGYVLADK, from the coding sequence GTGGTTGTGGAGTCAGCGTCAAGGATATTTCCGGTTGCAGAATTTATTCGACCGTCTGAGGGTCAGCCGGTCAGATCAGTGGTATTGGAAACGGAGGAGTCGGTAATCATCGTCTGGCATGTTCTTCCGGGGCAGGAAATAGCGGCTCATGTTCACCCGAATGGTCAGGATACATGGATGGTTATCTCAGGTACAGCAGGGTATTATATGGGGGATGGCATAGTTATGCATCTAAAGGCCGGAGAAATTGCAGTAGCCAAACACGGACAGGTGCATGGGGCCATTAATACCGGCCCGGAGCCATTTGTATTTGTCTCTGTTGTTGCATCAGGCAACGCAGGTTATGTATTGGCTGATAAATAG
- a CDS encoding DUF5131 family protein — MRVLIREIKVKSILSKSGIPGFDYCINPYAGCYHGCKYCYATFMKRFTGHTEEWGSFVDVKMNAPEILQRELRRKEKGRVIISSVTDAYQPVEGKYKITRQCLEVLSEHQYEVDILTKSPLVIRDMDVLKRFRDIDVGITITTDDDKIRKIFEPNAPPINSRINALKRLHDNGIKTYVFIGPVLPMNPDALLEKIVPFAGSVLIDRMNYTSKTVNIYRSMNLSRWLDRGFTDNIIQRLKSGFAA, encoded by the coding sequence ATGAGAGTGCTTATCAGGGAAATAAAGGTTAAATCCATTCTGAGCAAATCCGGGATTCCCGGTTTTGATTACTGTATCAATCCTTATGCCGGTTGTTATCATGGCTGCAAATACTGTTATGCAACTTTTATGAAAAGGTTTACAGGACATACTGAAGAGTGGGGGAGTTTTGTAGATGTGAAGATGAATGCACCTGAGATACTGCAAAGAGAGCTTAGAAGAAAAGAGAAGGGCAGGGTCATCATAAGTTCGGTAACAGATGCCTATCAGCCTGTTGAAGGGAAATATAAGATTACAAGACAGTGCCTTGAGGTTTTATCAGAACATCAGTATGAAGTGGATATACTCACTAAATCACCGCTTGTCATAAGGGATATGGATGTATTAAAGAGATTCAGGGATATTGATGTGGGGATCACCATTACCACAGATGATGACAAGATTAGAAAAATTTTTGAACCGAATGCCCCGCCTATAAACTCCAGGATTAATGCACTTAAAAGACTGCATGATAATGGTATAAAGACTTATGTCTTCATAGGCCCTGTGCTCCCGATGAATCCCGATGCACTTTTAGAGAAGATAGTCCCTTTTGCCGGTAGTGTTCTGATTGATAGGATGAACTATACATCAAAGACGGTAAATATATACAGGAGTATGAATCTCAGCAGATGGCTGGACAGGGGTTTTACAGATAACATTATTCAGAGGCTGAAAAGCGGTTTTGCCGCCTGA
- a CDS encoding glycogen/starch/alpha-glucan phosphorylase, which translates to MRSGKKVSNLKSEPIVISADNVKESISRHLHYTLGKDIYSATKRDWFSAVVYTVRDYLMEKWLETHRAYHYEDAKRVYYLSMEFLIGKTLANSLINTGMEEEIRKVLKELGIELHEVFDVEEEAGLGNGGLGRLAACFLDSMATMGIPGYGYGIRFEYGMFSQRIKDFQQIEHPDNWLRYGNPWEFPRPEFLYTVKFYGNVREFIDESGNTHHDWGDCEEVMAMAYDIPVPGFQCKSVNNLRLWTAKSSRDFDLEYFNHGNYIKAVEQKNNAENISKILYPDDTSLEGKELRLRQEYFLVSATLQDIFRRYKNHHSSFDEFPDKIAIQLNDTHPSLAVAELMRLLVDIEGVAWDKAWDITRRTVNYTNHTVLPEALETWSASFMEKLLPRHIRIIYEINHRFLKDVYHKYPGDIDRMKRMSVIDEAGEKRVRMANLAIIGSNKVNGVAAIHTEILKNDIFRDFHEFYPGKFTNKTNGISQRVWLRKINKELSGLISASIGDKWITDLFELKKLLPYADDAGFREEWRRIKRKNKEALASAILDMAGVTVSPDSVFDVHVKRIHEYKRQLLNILHVITLYNRLKASSDGNIVPRTFIYSGKAAPGYKTAKDIIALINSVADIINNDPSIEGRLKVVFLPNYNVSLAEKIIPAADVSEQISTAGTEASGTGCMKLALNGALTVCTLDGANIEMKEEIGDENIFVFGLHAGEVENLKRTGYSPYSYYQSNPELARAIDMITNGFFSPWCRERFQGLSSILRETDNYMVLADYADYVNCQEKVSSVYLDPEDWTRKSIINVASMGKFSSDRTIKEYAGDIWGVNAGDLQC; encoded by the coding sequence ATGCGCTCAGGTAAAAAGGTTTCCAATCTGAAAAGCGAACCAATTGTGATTAGTGCTGATAATGTGAAGGAATCTATCTCAAGGCACCTCCATTATACACTCGGCAAGGATATATACTCAGCGACAAAAAGGGACTGGTTCTCAGCGGTGGTATACACTGTCAGGGATTATCTTATGGAGAAGTGGCTTGAGACACATAGGGCTTACCACTATGAGGATGCGAAACGTGTATATTATCTCTCAATGGAATTTTTAATCGGCAAGACGCTTGCCAACAGCCTGATTAATACCGGGATGGAAGAGGAGATAAGAAAAGTTCTGAAGGAACTTGGGATTGAACTCCATGAGGTATTTGATGTGGAGGAAGAGGCCGGGCTTGGTAACGGCGGCCTCGGCAGGCTCGCCGCGTGTTTTCTTGATTCAATGGCAACGATGGGTATACCGGGATATGGCTATGGGATCAGGTTTGAGTACGGCATGTTCAGCCAGAGGATAAAGGACTTCCAGCAGATAGAGCACCCGGATAACTGGCTCAGGTACGGTAACCCGTGGGAGTTTCCAAGACCGGAGTTTCTTTATACTGTAAAGTTCTATGGTAATGTTCGTGAGTTCATTGATGAGAGCGGAAATACCCACCATGATTGGGGGGATTGTGAAGAGGTGATGGCAATGGCGTATGACATCCCTGTTCCCGGCTTCCAGTGCAAGTCTGTAAACAACCTGAGGCTATGGACTGCCAAATCGAGCCGTGACTTTGATCTGGAGTATTTCAATCACGGGAATTACATCAAAGCAGTAGAGCAGAAGAACAATGCTGAGAATATCTCAAAGATACTGTATCCTGACGATACCTCGCTTGAGGGAAAGGAGCTTCGTCTGAGGCAGGAATACTTTCTGGTATCTGCAACCCTGCAGGACATATTCAGGAGATATAAGAATCACCATAGTTCGTTTGACGAATTCCCGGATAAGATTGCCATTCAACTGAATGATACACATCCCTCCCTTGCTGTGGCTGAACTGATGAGACTGCTTGTAGATATTGAAGGGGTTGCATGGGATAAGGCATGGGATATAACCCGAAGAACGGTAAATTACACGAATCACACGGTGCTTCCTGAGGCCCTTGAGACATGGTCAGCCTCTTTTATGGAGAAACTCCTGCCGCGGCATATCAGGATAATCTATGAGATAAATCACAGGTTCCTGAAAGATGTTTACCATAAATACCCCGGTGATATAGATCGCATGAAGAGAATGTCTGTCATAGATGAGGCTGGAGAGAAGAGGGTGAGGATGGCCAATCTTGCAATAATCGGAAGCAATAAGGTAAACGGAGTTGCCGCTATCCATACAGAGATCCTGAAAAATGATATATTCCGGGACTTCCATGAGTTCTATCCCGGTAAATTTACAAACAAGACCAATGGGATAAGCCAGCGGGTCTGGCTCAGGAAGATAAACAAGGAACTATCCGGACTGATAAGCGCAAGCATAGGCGATAAATGGATAACAGACCTGTTCGAGCTTAAAAAACTTCTCCCTTATGCAGATGATGCCGGGTTCAGGGAGGAGTGGAGGAGGATCAAGAGGAAGAACAAGGAGGCATTGGCCTCAGCAATCCTTGATATGGCAGGCGTTACGGTCAGTCCTGATTCTGTTTTTGATGTCCATGTAAAGAGGATTCATGAATACAAGAGACAGCTTTTAAATATCCTTCATGTCATCACATTATATAACAGGCTGAAGGCATCTTCAGACGGCAATATTGTCCCACGGACGTTTATCTACAGCGGCAAGGCAGCCCCGGGCTACAAGACTGCCAAGGATATAATCGCCCTTATTAATTCAGTAGCAGATATTATCAATAACGACCCTTCAATAGAAGGCCGTCTTAAAGTAGTCTTCCTCCCGAACTATAATGTCTCCCTTGCAGAGAAGATTATCCCTGCTGCTGATGTGTCAGAGCAGATATCCACTGCCGGGACAGAGGCATCCGGTACAGGGTGCATGAAGCTCGCCCTTAATGGTGCATTAACCGTATGTACACTTGATGGCGCCAACATAGAGATGAAAGAGGAGATAGGTGATGAAAACATATTCGTCTTCGGCCTTCATGCCGGAGAGGTAGAAAACCTGAAAAGAACCGGGTACAGTCCATATTCATATTATCAGTCTAATCCGGAACTGGCCCGTGCTATTGACATGATTACCAATGGCTTCTTCTCCCCCTGGTGCAGAGAAAGATTCCAAGGGTTATCAAGTATCCTCCGTGAGACGGATAACTACATGGTACTTGCTGATTATGCTGATTACGTCAATTGTCAGGAAAAGGTATCCTCTGTTTACCTTGACCCCGAAGACTGGACAAGGAAATCCATAATAAACGTAGCCAGCATGGGCAAATTCTCCAGTGACAGGACGATAAAGGAGTATGCGGGGGATATATGGGGGGTCAATGCAGGAGATTTACAGTGCTGA